In Athalia rosae chromosome 6, iyAthRosa1.1, whole genome shotgun sequence, one DNA window encodes the following:
- the LOC105687563 gene encoding organic cation transporter protein-like: MGYEDVIQLMGEFGPYQRRIYFLLCLPAISSAFHFMAGVFLAARTDFRCLSPNESIENATYQLPLNFSNPNYIWDNETKLWPQCQISDDNHASQYYVDDRGNQSLKINPTMKCRSFVYDKTTYRLTTTSEFNLVCDNAWMRATADSLFMVGVMIGSIVFGGLSDRFGRKPIYFLAIIVHLTSGILVAVSPEFISYMMFRLIVAGSVSGLFSIAYVTVVEMVSPKKRLGTVIGIYLSFTSGYIITACFAYFITNWRILQIAITLPSIIFLSYWWLIPESVRWLLTKGRLEEAKDLLQKGASVNGVELSRDRLDILLNEFNAANKPVLEKPGLIDLMRYPNLRRKSLLLFFSWFVISGTYYGLSWNTSNLGGNDYVNFLISAGVEIPAHVFTFFTLNRLGRRIVLSGCMLFSGTSLLLTTVVPTDLPWMLVVLAMFGKSSITASFGSIYIFTTEQYPTTIRNVGLGACSTFARIAGLLVPYINYLSTIWTPLPLVIFGSGALMSGLLILLLPETLNEKLPETIEDGELFGRKSIQMKKTSSD; the protein is encoded by the exons ATGGGGTACGAGGACGTGATTCAGCTGATGGGGGAGTTTGGCCCGTACCAACGTAGAATTTACTTTCTTCTTTGTCTACCCGCAATATCGTCTGCCTTCCACTTCATGGCCGGAGTCTTTTTGGCCGCAAGAACAGACTTCAGATGTCTGTCGCCGAACGAGAGCATTGAAAATGCGACCTATCAATTACCCCTAAACTTTTCAAATCCCAATTACATATGGGACAATGAAACAAAACTATGGCCCCAATGCCAAATATCGGACGATAATCATGCGAGTCAGTATTACGTAGACGATCGTGGAAACCAATCACTAAAAATAAATCCTACAATGAAATGTCGCTCTTTCGTTTACGATAAAACAACGTACAGACTGACCACTACAAGCGAG ttcaATCTCGTTTGCGACAACGCCTGGATGAGGGCTACAGCCGACTCTCTTTTTATGGTCGGAGTCATGATAGGGTCGATCGTTTTTGGTGGATTGTCCGATCGGTTCGGTCGTAAGCCGATCTACTTTCTGGCCATAATTGTTCACCTGACCAGTGGTATACTCGTGGCTGTTTCTCCAGAATTTATTTCCTACATGATGTTCAGGTTGATTGTCGCCGGATCCGTCAGTGGACTGTTCTCGATTGCTTACGTTACGG tgGTCGAGATGGTTAGTCCGAAGAAGAGGCTTGGGACCGTAATTGGTATTTACTTATCATTCACGTCCGGTTACATAATCACCGCTTGTTTTGCCTATTTTATTACAAACTGGAGGATTTTACAAATCGCCATCACACTTCCCAGTATCATATTTCTCTCCTATTGGTG GTTGATCCCAGAATCGGTACGGTGGCTACTGACCAAAGGTCGTTTAGAAGAAGCGAAAGATTTGCTGCAAAAAGGAGCTTCCGTAAATGGGGTGGAATTATCTCGCGATAGATTGGACATTCTTCTCAATGAATTCAACGCTGCGAATAAACCCGTTCTCGAAAAACCGGGACTTATCGACCTCATGAGGTATCCAAATCTGAGGCGAAAGAGCTTGCTGCTTTTTTTCAGCTG GTTCGTCATCAGCGGCACATATTACGGGCTCTCATGGAATACCTCAAATCTAGGGGGGAACGATTACGTTAATTTTCTCATATCAGCGGGCGTAGAAATACCTGCTCACGTGTTCACGTTCTTCACCCTGAACAGATTGGGTAGAAGAATCGTTTTGTCTGGCTGTATGTTGTTCTCCGGTACATCTCTACTATTGACCACGGTCGTTCCTACCG ATTTGCCATGGATGCTAGTGGTTCTGGCGATGTTTGGAAAATCTTCAATCACCGCGTCGTTTGGTTCAATCTACATTTTCACGACCGAACAATATCCCACGACAATCAGAAATGTGGGTCTCGGAGCTTGTTCAACTTTTGCAAGAATAGCTGGTCTCCTCGTTCCCTACATTAATTACTtg TCGACTATCTGGACGCCATTGCCACTAGTAATTTTTGGCTCCGGTGCTTTGATGTCTGGGCTATTGATCTTACTCCTTCCTGAAacattgaacgaaaaattaccgGAAACGATAGAAGACGGTGAATTGTTTGGAAG GAAGAGtatacaaatgaaaaagacGTCCAGTGATTGA
- the LOC105687836 gene encoding sialin-like isoform X2: MAALVRLKRGSVQLRHAALEVRAAVRARHVVASLVAIGFALCGTVEVSASVALLANQEDNHAIIDTSWHCNMLVNITSRNKTEDFEVILMELPQEEHAESIMREAFLWGQVAGPILGGCLVWGRSGPSIVFSRAVLSACLASLLIPAAWRGPSHVALRLFQGLCTGATMPAAHMLAMTWFKSTHRSWYFSCYAAVSVGYCLMGWIGTAVVRSFGRDSLCYGLALVAICWYFAFGRFVKNSPKSYQHDTNAAVIPWGKLLRSVPVWASAVATMGNQWGDATLSLGMTKYLKLIYGFSTANDSVLTTLPHIGHFMAALTCGLLVDHVRESGMVSTTTARKLVVYTAHFIPAALLFVAGYAGCQALGAAWLGIAALLVSGTAPAGALAAIADLAPEESPACAAAACALCSTLGAAGLLAANYFVTQALHGSIAGSWRLVFGVASVVLLSTAAVFLALGKGVQQPWIPSVARPRSHDVIYEQDSLELDYEDVGVQTEPYEPYNLTEDVESLNNIHRSTSVHSRISKMSI; encoded by the exons ATGGCAGCCCTCGTAAGGCTCAAGAGAGGCAGCGTCCAGCTGAGACATGCGGCTCTCGAAGTTAGGG cgGCTGTTCGGGCGAGACACGTCGTCGCTTCTCTCGTTGCCATCGGGTTCGCCCTCTGCGGTACCGTAGAAGTCAGTGCCTCGGTGGCCCTTTTGGCGAATCAGGAGGACAACCATGCCATCATCGATACGTCGTGGCATTGCAACATGCTCGTCAATATCACGAGCCGAAATAAAACCGAAGATTTCGAGGTCATACTGATGGAA TTACCGCAAGAAGAACACGCGGAGTCTATAATGCGCGAGGCCTTCCTCTGGGGTCAAGTAGCGGGTCCGATACTGGGGGGTTGCCTCGTTTGGGGTCGTTCCGGACCCTCGATCGTGTTCTCCCGCGCCGTTCTCAGCGCTTGTCTCGCCTCGCTCTTGATACCCGCTGCTTGGAGAGGACCGTCCCACGTCGCGCTCCGACTGTTTCAGGGATTGTGTACG GGGGCCACCATGCCTGCGGCTCATATGTTGGCTATGACGTGGTTCAAGTCCACGCATAGAAGCTGGTATTTTTCCTGCTACGCGG cCGTTAGTGTCGGCTACTGTCTAATGGGTTGGATCGGAACTGcggtcgttcgttctttcggtCGAGATTCCCTCTGTTATGGGCTAGCTCTGGTGGCTATTTGCTGGTATTTTGCGTTCGGCCGTTTCGTCAAAAACTCGCCGAAGTCCTATCAGCATGACACCAAC GCAGCGGTCATTCCTTGGGGAAAACTGTTGAGGTCTGTTCCTGTCTGGGCATCAGCAGTGGCAACTATGGGCAACCAATGGGGCGACGCCACTCTTTCTCTCGGTATGACCAAGTACCTGAAACTCATCTACGGTTTTTCGACGGCAAAC GACTCGGTGCTCACAACGCTGCCACACATCGGACACTTCATGGCTGCTCTGACCTGCGGTCTTCTGGTAGATCACGTCCGGGAATCTGGGATGgtatcgacgacgacggccAGAAAGCTAGTCGTCTACACGG CACACTTCATACCGGCTGCCTTGCTTTTCGTGGCGGGATACGCTGGATGTCAAGCTTTGGGGGCGGCTTGGCTTGGAATCGCAGCACTCCTCGTATCCGGAACCGCACCAGCGGGTGCACTGGCCGCGATCGCCGACCTTGCGCCTGAAGAATCCCCCGCCTGTGCAGCCGCAGCTTGCGCTCTCTGTTCTACCCTTGGAGCGGCGGGTCTTCTGGCCGCGAATTATTTCGTAACTCAGGCGCTTCACGGCTCC ATCGCGGGCTCCTGGCGATTGGTCTTCGGCGTAGCTTCCGTTGTCCTTTTGTCAACCGCGGCGGTATTTTTGGCGCTCGGCAAGGGCGTGCAACAACCCTGGATTCCTTCGGTAGCTAGACCGAGGAGTCACGACGTTATCTACGAGCAGGATTCTCTGGAGCTCGATTACGAAGACGTCGGCGTTCAAACCGAACCGTACGAGCCCTACAATTTGACCGAGGATGTGGAAAGCCTCAACAATATTCACAGATCCACTTCCGTGCACTCCAGAATATCGAAAATGTCCATCTGA
- the LOC105687836 gene encoding sialin-like isoform X1, with translation MAEFVKRGSVHLVKCSSVQIKQAAKEVRAAVRARHVVASLVAIGFALCGTVEVSASVALLANQEDNHAIIDTSWHCNMLVNITSRNKTEDFEVILMELPQEEHAESIMREAFLWGQVAGPILGGCLVWGRSGPSIVFSRAVLSACLASLLIPAAWRGPSHVALRLFQGLCTGATMPAAHMLAMTWFKSTHRSWYFSCYAAVSVGYCLMGWIGTAVVRSFGRDSLCYGLALVAICWYFAFGRFVKNSPKSYQHDTNAAVIPWGKLLRSVPVWASAVATMGNQWGDATLSLGMTKYLKLIYGFSTANDSVLTTLPHIGHFMAALTCGLLVDHVRESGMVSTTTARKLVVYTAHFIPAALLFVAGYAGCQALGAAWLGIAALLVSGTAPAGALAAIADLAPEESPACAAAACALCSTLGAAGLLAANYFVTQALHGSIAGSWRLVFGVASVVLLSTAAVFLALGKGVQQPWIPSVARPRSHDVIYEQDSLELDYEDVGVQTEPYEPYNLTEDVESLNNIHRSTSVHSRISKMSI, from the exons ATGGCGGAGTTCGTGAAGAGAGGAAGTGTGCACCTAGTCAAGTGTAGCAGTGTTCAAATTAAACAAGCTGCTAAGGAAGTGAGAG cgGCTGTTCGGGCGAGACACGTCGTCGCTTCTCTCGTTGCCATCGGGTTCGCCCTCTGCGGTACCGTAGAAGTCAGTGCCTCGGTGGCCCTTTTGGCGAATCAGGAGGACAACCATGCCATCATCGATACGTCGTGGCATTGCAACATGCTCGTCAATATCACGAGCCGAAATAAAACCGAAGATTTCGAGGTCATACTGATGGAA TTACCGCAAGAAGAACACGCGGAGTCTATAATGCGCGAGGCCTTCCTCTGGGGTCAAGTAGCGGGTCCGATACTGGGGGGTTGCCTCGTTTGGGGTCGTTCCGGACCCTCGATCGTGTTCTCCCGCGCCGTTCTCAGCGCTTGTCTCGCCTCGCTCTTGATACCCGCTGCTTGGAGAGGACCGTCCCACGTCGCGCTCCGACTGTTTCAGGGATTGTGTACG GGGGCCACCATGCCTGCGGCTCATATGTTGGCTATGACGTGGTTCAAGTCCACGCATAGAAGCTGGTATTTTTCCTGCTACGCGG cCGTTAGTGTCGGCTACTGTCTAATGGGTTGGATCGGAACTGcggtcgttcgttctttcggtCGAGATTCCCTCTGTTATGGGCTAGCTCTGGTGGCTATTTGCTGGTATTTTGCGTTCGGCCGTTTCGTCAAAAACTCGCCGAAGTCCTATCAGCATGACACCAAC GCAGCGGTCATTCCTTGGGGAAAACTGTTGAGGTCTGTTCCTGTCTGGGCATCAGCAGTGGCAACTATGGGCAACCAATGGGGCGACGCCACTCTTTCTCTCGGTATGACCAAGTACCTGAAACTCATCTACGGTTTTTCGACGGCAAAC GACTCGGTGCTCACAACGCTGCCACACATCGGACACTTCATGGCTGCTCTGACCTGCGGTCTTCTGGTAGATCACGTCCGGGAATCTGGGATGgtatcgacgacgacggccAGAAAGCTAGTCGTCTACACGG CACACTTCATACCGGCTGCCTTGCTTTTCGTGGCGGGATACGCTGGATGTCAAGCTTTGGGGGCGGCTTGGCTTGGAATCGCAGCACTCCTCGTATCCGGAACCGCACCAGCGGGTGCACTGGCCGCGATCGCCGACCTTGCGCCTGAAGAATCCCCCGCCTGTGCAGCCGCAGCTTGCGCTCTCTGTTCTACCCTTGGAGCGGCGGGTCTTCTGGCCGCGAATTATTTCGTAACTCAGGCGCTTCACGGCTCC ATCGCGGGCTCCTGGCGATTGGTCTTCGGCGTAGCTTCCGTTGTCCTTTTGTCAACCGCGGCGGTATTTTTGGCGCTCGGCAAGGGCGTGCAACAACCCTGGATTCCTTCGGTAGCTAGACCGAGGAGTCACGACGTTATCTACGAGCAGGATTCTCTGGAGCTCGATTACGAAGACGTCGGCGTTCAAACCGAACCGTACGAGCCCTACAATTTGACCGAGGATGTGGAAAGCCTCAACAATATTCACAGATCCACTTCCGTGCACTCCAGAATATCGAAAATGTCCATCTGA
- the LOC105687844 gene encoding esterase CG5412 isoform X2, whose translation MKRESEILALHGFFQSDSAFRVKTGAFRKPFKKNVDFTYVCAPHKILRTRPNADNNTDANAEEFGWWFNNSNTEFKATNRSPEAVGFQESVQMIERIFKEQGPFDGILGFSQGAAFAAILCAMQQKKLSSIRFNFAVMISGFKSRCESHSVFYTECLDIPSLHVYGTGDQIVPPEMPQELTKLFANPITLTHVGGHYVPGDKNLYKEFLEKMLFKKNNPDSR comes from the exons ATGAAGAGGGAATCAGAG ATTTTGGCGCTCCACGGATTCTTCCAATCAGATTCAGCCTTCAGAGTAAAAACTGGAGCTTTCAGAAAaccttttaaaaaaaatgttgactttacgtacgtgtgtgcgcCGCATAAAATACTTCGAACCAGGCCGAATGCTGATAATAATACGGATGCTAATGCAGAAG AATTCGGATGGTGGTTCAACAACTCGAATACCGAATTCAAAGCAACCAATCGGAGCCCTGAGGCGGTCGGTTTTCAGGAGAGCGTTCAAAtgatcgaaagaatttttaaagaaCAAGGTCCGTTCGATGGAATACTAGGTTTTTCTCAAGGCGCCGCGTTTGCAGCCATTTTATGCGCTATGCAGCAAAAGAAAC TGTCTTCGATTAGGTTCAATTTTGCCGTTATGATATCTGGATTCAAATCACGTTGCGAATCACATTCCGTATTCTACACCGAATGTTTAGACATACCAAGTCTTCACGTTTATGGTACTGGCGACCAAATTGTTCCACCTG AAATGCCTCAAGAACTGACGAAGCTTTTCGCCAATCCGATTACGCTGACTCATGTGGGAGGCCACTATGTACCAGGAGATAAAAATCTATACAAGGAGTTTCTAGAGAAAATgttgttcaaaaaaaataatcccgaTTCCAGATAA
- the LOC105687844 gene encoding esterase CG5412 isoform X1, which yields MAGENVKLRILALHGFFQSDSAFRVKTGAFRKPFKKNVDFTYVCAPHKILRTRPNADNNTDANAEEFGWWFNNSNTEFKATNRSPEAVGFQESVQMIERIFKEQGPFDGILGFSQGAAFAAILCAMQQKKLSSIRFNFAVMISGFKSRCESHSVFYTECLDIPSLHVYGTGDQIVPPEMPQELTKLFANPITLTHVGGHYVPGDKNLYKEFLEKMLFKKNNPDSR from the exons ATGGCCGGAGAAAACGTTAAATTGCGG ATTTTGGCGCTCCACGGATTCTTCCAATCAGATTCAGCCTTCAGAGTAAAAACTGGAGCTTTCAGAAAaccttttaaaaaaaatgttgactttacgtacgtgtgtgcgcCGCATAAAATACTTCGAACCAGGCCGAATGCTGATAATAATACGGATGCTAATGCAGAAG AATTCGGATGGTGGTTCAACAACTCGAATACCGAATTCAAAGCAACCAATCGGAGCCCTGAGGCGGTCGGTTTTCAGGAGAGCGTTCAAAtgatcgaaagaatttttaaagaaCAAGGTCCGTTCGATGGAATACTAGGTTTTTCTCAAGGCGCCGCGTTTGCAGCCATTTTATGCGCTATGCAGCAAAAGAAAC TGTCTTCGATTAGGTTCAATTTTGCCGTTATGATATCTGGATTCAAATCACGTTGCGAATCACATTCCGTATTCTACACCGAATGTTTAGACATACCAAGTCTTCACGTTTATGGTACTGGCGACCAAATTGTTCCACCTG AAATGCCTCAAGAACTGACGAAGCTTTTCGCCAATCCGATTACGCTGACTCATGTGGGAGGCCACTATGTACCAGGAGATAAAAATCTATACAAGGAGTTTCTAGAGAAAATgttgttcaaaaaaaataatcccgaTTCCAGATAA
- the LOC105687826 gene encoding organic cation transporter protein-like produces the protein MAYEDALLQIGEFGRYQRIKLLLTCLTTFLTGFTLMSGVFLGAVPNFRCLLPDEVKENATYKLSSNVSSEFYPWDKQRGGWSQCKMYDLDGDPSLTDSTVKCDSYVYDESIYKRTITSDFDLVCDNSWLKTTSDSLFMVGVMIGAMIFGASSDKWGRKPSYYAAIVSYLLGSILVLISPEFVSYTIARIVVGAACSGIFMVGYVNVLEIIGTKHRRVIVAGIHVSYSLGYATLIVCAYFIRTWRHLQITMILPAVGFLSYWWFISESIRWLQSKGRRKQAIDLLHAVSTANGADETRDAINGLLGETADSKSDVEKATILDVLTKYPNLRKKSFVLFFCWFINSGTYYGLSWNTSNLVGDSYLNALISALVEIPAHGLVYFTLNRWGRKFVLVSCMLIAGTSLLVATIIPNSMQWLVIVFSMIGKLAITASYESIYLFTAEQYPTVIRNVGVGACSTVARIGGILAPFINYSSTVWPHLPRLIFGSGALIAGLLTIILPETLNMDLPQTMEDGEQFGKKSRKLKQSSDS, from the exons ATGGCGTACGAGGACGCGTTGTTGCAGATCGGGGAGTTCGGACGATACCAACGCATAAAATTGCTGCTTACTTGTCTGACCACCTTCTTAACGGGCTTCACTCTTATGTCGGGAGTATTTTTGGGGGCTGTACCGAATTTCAGATGTCTGCTTCCAGACGAGGTCAAAGAAAATGCTACCTACAAGTTGTCCTCGAACGTTTCGAGCGAATTTTATCCATGGGATAAACAGAGGGGCGGCTGGTCGCAGTGTAAAATGTACGACCTCGATGGTGATCCGTCGTTGACTGATTCGACTGTTAAATGCGACTCTTACGTCTACGACGAGAGCATCTATAAGCGCACTATCACCTCCGAT TTCGATCTAGTTTGCGATAATTCATGGTTGAAAACTACCTCTGATTCCCTCTTCATGGTCGGGGTGATGATCGGAGCGATGATTTTCGGTGCGTCGTCCGACAAATGGGGTCGAAAACCGAGTTACTACGCTGCTATCGTTAGCTACTTGCTCGGTTCGATACTCGTACTTATTTCCCCCGAATTCGTATCGTACACGATCGCGAGGATCGTTGTTGGGGCAGCTTGCAGTGGTATATTCATGGTAGGCTACGTCAatg TGCTCGAAATTATCGGGACCAAACACCGAAGAGTAATCGTGGCTGGCATTCACGTGTCTTACTCATTGGGATACGCGACACTCATCGTTTGCGCATATTTTATAAGGACATGGCGACATTTGCAGATAACGATGATCCTTCCGGCTGTTGGGTTTCTCAGCTACTGGTG GTTCATTTCGGAATCCATACGATGGCTTCAGTCCAAGGGTCGTAGAAAGCAGGCGATTGATTTACTTCACGCGGTGTCTACCGCGAACGGTGCTGATGAAACTCGAGACGCGATAAACGGGTTGCTCGGCGAAACGGCCGACTCAAAATCCGACGTAGAAAAAGCGACAATTCTCGACGTTCTCACGAAATATCCAAATCTGAGAAAGAAGAGtttcgtactttttttctgCTG GTTCATAAACAGCGGCACGTATTACGGACTATCCTGGAACACCTCCAATCTCGTAGGTGACTCTTATTTGAACGCTCTAATTTCTGCCTTGGTAGAAATACCTGCTCACGGGCTGGTATATTTTACGCTGAACAGATGGGGCAGAAAATTCGTTTTGGTCAGCTGCATGTTGATAGCGGGAACATCTTTACTCGTCGCTACAATCATTCCCAACA GTATGCAATGGCTGGTCAtcgttttttcaatgattGGAAAGCTCGCGATAACGGCATCCTACGAATCAATTTACCTATTCACGGCTGAGCAGTATCCAACGGTGATCCGAAACGTAGGCGTTGGGGCCTGCTCGACGGTCGCCAGGATCGGTGGAATTCTTGCTCCTTTTATCAATTACTCC TCCACCGTTTGGCCGCATCTGCCTCGTCTGATCTTCGGATCTGGTGCGCTAATCGCCGGACTGTTAACGATCATTCTGCCAGAAACGTTGAATATGGATTTACCGCAGACGATGGAGGATGGCGAGCAGTTTGGAAA GAAGTCTAGAAAATTGAAGCAGTCGTCGGATTCTTGA